A portion of the Corynebacterium heidelbergense genome contains these proteins:
- a CDS encoding DoxX family protein yields the protein MNHPAVRDAALLILRVVLGVVFIAHGWDKAFLTGMNGPTGTIAQFERLGIPKAQMSAWGVAGWEMVGGALLLLGLLTSAVAGLMALFLAAAVYVANIDHGLFARNGGMELGLLCIAALIVVLVFGPGRASLDRALSRFS from the coding sequence ATGAACCATCCTGCGGTGCGGGACGCCGCCCTGCTCATCCTGCGCGTTGTCCTGGGCGTCGTGTTCATCGCCCACGGCTGGGACAAGGCCTTCCTCACCGGCATGAACGGGCCCACCGGGACCATCGCTCAGTTCGAACGCCTGGGCATCCCCAAGGCCCAAATGAGCGCTTGGGGAGTGGCCGGTTGGGAGATGGTCGGCGGAGCCCTGTTGCTGTTGGGCCTACTTACTTCCGCCGTGGCGGGCCTCATGGCTCTCTTTCTGGCCGCAGCCGTGTATGTGGCGAATATCGACCACGGCCTGTTCGCCCGCAATGGTGGGATGGAGCTGGGCCTGCTGTGCATTGCGGCGCTCATCGTCGTGCTGGTTTTCGGGCCGGGGCGCGCTAGTTTGGATAGGGCGCTATCGAGGTTCTCCTAG
- a CDS encoding HAD family hydrolase, with protein MTRQLIVFDLGGVIVPRECTLRELTATFMRHAAPETDPFSFEQAYTRYRESYSLSMGPRDYFTALVRSAGVEPDQSLIQKLTAVDTRLSSTAGDAELGLLRYLQATDQPYAIFSNSPTPVMKAVLATAWGQAAAIAAFTPELRFTKPNQGAFREFERLAEAAGFGAGELVYFDDHVVNVDAATQRGWNAHLWESVEAAHEVLTPIVGIREVQ; from the coding sequence ATGACACGCCAACTCATCGTGTTCGACCTCGGCGGAGTGATCGTCCCGCGCGAGTGCACCCTGCGGGAACTCACCGCCACCTTCATGCGCCACGCTGCTCCGGAGACGGATCCCTTCAGCTTCGAGCAGGCCTACACCCGCTACCGGGAGAGTTACAGCCTGTCCATGGGCCCCCGGGACTACTTCACCGCCCTGGTCCGTTCCGCCGGGGTGGAGCCTGACCAGTCCCTCATCCAGAAACTCACGGCGGTGGATACCCGCCTGAGCTCCACGGCCGGCGATGCCGAACTTGGCCTCCTGCGGTATCTACAGGCAACGGACCAGCCCTATGCCATCTTCAGCAATTCGCCCACCCCCGTGATGAAGGCCGTTTTGGCAACGGCGTGGGGGCAGGCGGCCGCCATCGCCGCGTTCACCCCGGAACTGCGTTTCACCAAGCCGAACCAGGGAGCGTTCCGGGAGTTCGAGCGGCTCGCCGAGGCCGCCGGGTTCGGCGCCGGGGAGCTCGTGTACTTCGATGATCATGTGGTCAATGTGGACGCCGCCACCCAGCGCGGCTGGAACGCCCACCTGTGGGAATCGGTAGAGGCCGCCCACGAAGTCCTCACCCCCATCGTGGGCATCCGCGAGGTGCAGTAA
- a CDS encoding BCCT family transporter, translating to MSDSTDSALPGRPGTQATAAEARGAESRRARPDGAGAHGVQTQDPESHGPGASAGRDAHARTDWVVTSITAVLLLAVVVWGLASADSFSRTANSALTFVVNDFGWLFVIAATAFVGFILFVAFSRFGRIRLGKDDEQPEFSTVSWVAMMFAAGMGIGLMFYGTTEPLTFFRQGVPGHEKGDVQAAFATTMFHWGLHPWALYAIVGLAIAYSTFRLGRKQLLSSAFIPLIGERRAEGPLGKAIDILAIFATVFGTATSLGIGAQQISSGLDVTGLVQNPGQLTIVMIVVVLGAAFLLSAASGVGKGIQWLSNINMGLATVLALFVLIAGPTVVILNEVPLAGGAYLSQFFSMASRTADSSPEAGSWLSSWTIFYWAWWTSWSPFVGMFLARISRGRTIREFVLVILMVPTCVTLLWFSIFGGTAIHLEGTGKSIWGDGDSTRQLFDLLKTLPAGNIMAVIAMMLLATFFITSADSASTVMGSMAQRGRLVASRRVTVLWGVLTGAIALVLLTTGKEDSLASLQTVTIIAASPFVLIIIALMFAIVRALGNDPMYLDERRARSEALHAARQRRLHREAAARGKNPGPTGKNAGAAEQSPGPAAAKRSGES from the coding sequence ATGTCTGATTCAACCGATTCTGCACTACCGGGCAGACCTGGCACGCAGGCCACTGCCGCCGAGGCCCGCGGAGCTGAATCGCGCCGCGCCAGGCCTGACGGCGCCGGGGCTCATGGCGTCCAGACCCAAGATCCCGAATCCCACGGACCGGGGGCCTCGGCGGGCCGAGACGCACATGCCAGGACTGATTGGGTGGTCACCTCCATCACAGCAGTTCTGCTGCTCGCGGTGGTGGTGTGGGGCTTGGCCTCCGCCGACTCCTTTTCCCGCACCGCCAATTCGGCGCTGACTTTTGTAGTCAACGATTTTGGGTGGCTATTTGTCATCGCGGCTACCGCCTTTGTGGGCTTCATTCTCTTCGTCGCATTCAGCAGGTTCGGCCGCATTCGGTTGGGCAAGGACGATGAACAACCGGAGTTTTCCACGGTCTCCTGGGTCGCCATGATGTTTGCCGCCGGGATGGGCATCGGCCTGATGTTCTACGGGACCACCGAGCCGCTGACCTTCTTCCGGCAGGGCGTTCCGGGGCACGAGAAAGGCGACGTGCAGGCCGCTTTTGCCACCACCATGTTTCACTGGGGTCTGCACCCCTGGGCCCTCTATGCCATCGTGGGGCTCGCCATCGCCTACAGCACTTTCCGGTTGGGCCGCAAGCAGCTTCTGAGCTCGGCATTCATCCCCCTCATCGGGGAGCGCCGGGCCGAAGGACCCCTGGGCAAGGCCATCGACATCCTCGCCATCTTCGCTACGGTCTTCGGCACGGCAACGTCCTTGGGTATCGGCGCGCAGCAGATCAGCTCGGGGCTGGATGTCACGGGTCTCGTGCAAAATCCGGGGCAGCTCACCATCGTCATGATCGTCGTGGTGCTCGGTGCCGCCTTCCTGCTCTCTGCGGCTTCCGGGGTGGGCAAGGGCATTCAGTGGTTGTCCAACATCAACATGGGGTTGGCCACCGTTCTCGCGCTGTTTGTCCTCATCGCCGGCCCCACCGTGGTGATCCTCAACGAAGTCCCACTGGCCGGGGGTGCCTATCTCTCGCAGTTCTTCTCCATGGCCTCGCGCACTGCGGACTCCTCCCCAGAAGCCGGTTCCTGGCTGTCCTCCTGGACCATCTTCTACTGGGCCTGGTGGACCTCCTGGTCCCCCTTCGTCGGGATGTTCCTCGCCCGCATCTCCCGTGGCCGGACAATCCGGGAGTTCGTACTGGTCATCCTCATGGTGCCCACCTGTGTGACCCTGCTGTGGTTCTCCATCTTCGGCGGCACTGCCATTCACCTGGAGGGAACCGGCAAGTCCATCTGGGGTGATGGCGATTCCACCCGCCAACTGTTCGACCTGCTCAAGACGCTGCCTGCGGGCAACATCATGGCGGTGATCGCGATGATGCTGTTGGCGACGTTCTTCATCACGTCGGCAGACTCCGCGTCGACGGTGATGGGCAGCATGGCCCAGCGCGGCCGGCTCGTGGCCAGCCGACGGGTCACCGTGTTGTGGGGTGTCCTTACCGGCGCCATCGCCCTGGTCCTTCTGACCACGGGTAAGGAGGATTCGCTGGCGAGCCTGCAGACGGTAACGATCATCGCCGCTAGCCCCTTCGTGCTCATAATCATTGCGCTGATGTTCGCGATCGTCCGGGCTCTGGGCAACGACCCGATGTACCTAGACGAGCGGCGAGCTCGATCTGAGGCGCTTCACGCGGCCCGGCAACGGCGGCTGCACCGGGAAGCAGCCGCACGGGGGAAGAACCCCGGCCCGACTGGCAAGAACGCGGGCGCGGCCGAACAGAGCCCCGGGCCCGCCGCCGCGAAGCGCTCCGGCGAGAGCTAA
- a CDS encoding zf-HC2 domain-containing protein: MRTTLSARLDGERSPHDEEIADAHLAQCAECQAWYASATALGRHLRMGVATADSGGPKTSAADLAEQLTGFAPDTAGSAPADPTHGVLSHSGVRTRQLPLLLARLFLVLVAVGYVAWGVLTLLSATTGVDGVLAGGPAAGSAPGLSTNSPGGPYGDAADPTLARFVIEAATARFALAAGCLWAAWRPKSAGHLLVVYVGMWAFGAGFATRDIVLGLLDSGYGASSAVWTVLIHLLAALALSACWLTRLRARAPLGSTLSQTWRALAARPVSFSPADYRRHTQSADVPDVGEGSH, translated from the coding sequence GTGCGTACCACGCTCTCTGCGCGCCTCGATGGCGAACGCAGCCCCCACGATGAGGAGATCGCGGACGCCCACCTGGCTCAATGTGCCGAATGCCAAGCGTGGTACGCCTCCGCGACAGCGCTGGGACGGCACCTGCGGATGGGCGTTGCCACCGCTGACAGTGGGGGGCCAAAAACGTCCGCGGCCGATCTGGCCGAACAACTCACCGGCTTCGCCCCGGACACCGCCGGATCAGCGCCGGCGGACCCAACGCACGGGGTGCTGAGCCACAGCGGTGTGCGCACCCGCCAACTGCCGCTGCTGTTAGCCCGACTGTTTCTCGTGCTGGTCGCTGTGGGCTACGTGGCCTGGGGAGTCCTCACGCTGCTCAGCGCAACCACCGGGGTCGACGGAGTGCTGGCCGGTGGGCCGGCTGCCGGGTCGGCCCCGGGGCTGAGTACCAACTCGCCTGGCGGACCCTACGGCGATGCCGCGGACCCGACGCTCGCCCGCTTTGTCATTGAAGCCGCAACGGCCCGCTTCGCGCTGGCCGCCGGGTGCCTGTGGGCCGCGTGGCGCCCGAAGTCCGCTGGGCACCTGCTCGTGGTGTACGTGGGAATGTGGGCCTTCGGCGCGGGTTTTGCCACCCGCGATATCGTGCTGGGGCTGCTGGACTCCGGCTATGGCGCTTCCTCCGCCGTGTGGACGGTCTTGATTCACCTCCTCGCCGCGCTGGCACTGTCGGCCTGTTGGTTGACGCGGCTGCGCGCCAGGGCCCCGCTGGGATCCACGTTGAGCCAGACCTGGCGGGCGCTGGCAGCGCGGCCCGTGAGCTTCAGCCCGGCCGATTACCGCCGCCACACCCAGTCCGCGGACGTCCCCGACGTGGGGGAGGGATCGCACTAG
- a CDS encoding RrF2 family transcriptional regulator, translated as MQLAAEHIARSTDSSTGHEKPSYRVTAATVSDAINASHTHVAKVVSRLVELGVVRSTRGRTGGISLLDEALDFPLGNLVQALEGDQNVLSTFRDDPLPIDENCRLVSVLARAQEDFYAQLNRLTIRDISIDNVAELTGTGAQKPVRGRIGA; from the coding sequence ATGCAATTAGCGGCCGAGCATATTGCGCGCTCCACCGATAGCTCGACCGGCCACGAAAAACCTTCTTATCGCGTGACGGCCGCGACGGTGTCCGATGCGATAAATGCCAGCCACACTCATGTGGCCAAAGTGGTTTCCCGCCTCGTTGAACTCGGAGTGGTCCGTTCTACCCGTGGGCGCACCGGGGGTATCAGCCTGCTGGATGAAGCCCTGGATTTCCCCTTGGGCAACCTCGTCCAGGCTCTCGAGGGTGATCAGAACGTCCTCAGCACCTTCCGGGATGATCCCCTCCCCATCGATGAAAACTGCCGCCTTGTCAGCGTGCTAGCGCGGGCGCAGGAGGACTTCTACGCCCAGCTCAACCGGTTGACGATCCGGGACATCTCCATCGACAACGTCGCCGAGCTCACCGGCACCGGAGCTCAGAAACCGGTGCGCGGGCGCATCGGAGCCTAA
- the glpR gene encoding gephyrin-like molybdotransferase receptor GlpR yields the protein MSGSLLLIAAVWLLLLAPLLLRRQSPVRRTSPALAETRVVHEGGTELASRRRRPLPAEGHYVDEDEDIEFVDAEPEYVIVDDATNTSAGWRSRFGGSRRSSNRRQEAAETGDSHGDDLGNEAVAEPSTDLVPVAEAASGRDGAEAADLADAGATEAGDLAILDGEVVAEDDGEADELNNSGARAVRASKITRESREAPEAESGEDAVEEPGARPRQRFASVSEAYVRGVDVHAELTPLEEAAAGAGASTELEFFTHSSELSQEDIAYIERRRGRGVYDPVASQVLAQRRLRRRKQVLTALLVLSVLSIGLALWIGGSVWLAVVAMLGATGVYLYYLRKQAIEEAQLRDRRLSRMRRARLGVRNTEDVDLGVPDRLLRPGAVILETDEEAPEFEHLRAVDGADFFGPEVEEGPALDATAAAPVGRTHMRAV from the coding sequence GTGTCCGGTTCCCTTTTGCTCATCGCCGCCGTTTGGCTGCTGTTGCTCGCACCGCTGTTGCTGCGCCGACAGTCCCCGGTGCGGCGGACGTCCCCTGCGCTGGCGGAGACCCGGGTGGTGCACGAGGGGGGGACGGAGCTGGCCAGTCGGCGCCGTCGACCCTTGCCCGCCGAGGGGCACTATGTGGACGAGGATGAGGACATCGAGTTCGTCGATGCCGAGCCCGAATATGTCATTGTTGACGACGCCACCAACACCAGCGCCGGTTGGCGCTCCCGCTTCGGGGGATCCCGGCGCAGTAGCAACCGGCGCCAGGAGGCTGCCGAGACCGGGGATAGCCACGGAGATGATCTCGGCAATGAAGCTGTGGCAGAGCCCTCTACGGACCTAGTTCCGGTAGCCGAAGCTGCCTCCGGGCGCGACGGTGCGGAGGCCGCAGACCTGGCGGATGCCGGGGCCACCGAGGCGGGGGACTTGGCGATCCTGGACGGGGAGGTCGTGGCCGAGGACGACGGCGAGGCAGATGAGCTCAACAACTCGGGTGCCCGCGCCGTCCGCGCTAGCAAGATCACCCGCGAATCCCGAGAGGCTCCCGAGGCTGAGAGCGGCGAGGACGCGGTGGAGGAGCCGGGTGCCCGCCCGCGCCAGCGTTTCGCCTCGGTCTCCGAGGCCTACGTTCGCGGCGTGGACGTGCATGCGGAGCTCACTCCCCTGGAGGAAGCGGCTGCCGGTGCCGGGGCTTCCACCGAGCTGGAGTTCTTCACCCACTCCTCGGAGTTGAGCCAAGAAGACATTGCCTACATCGAGCGCCGCCGTGGGCGCGGGGTCTACGACCCGGTCGCCTCGCAGGTGTTGGCGCAGCGCAGGCTGCGCCGCCGGAAGCAGGTGCTCACTGCCCTGCTGGTGCTGTCCGTTCTGTCTATCGGGTTGGCGCTGTGGATTGGCGGCTCGGTGTGGCTGGCGGTCGTGGCCATGCTGGGCGCCACGGGGGTGTACCTTTACTACTTGCGCAAGCAGGCCATTGAGGAAGCGCAGCTGAGGGACCGCCGTCTGTCCCGGATGCGCCGGGCTCGGCTGGGTGTGCGCAACACGGAGGACGTGGATCTGGGTGTTCCCGACCGGCTGTTGCGCCCGGGGGCCGTCATCCTGGAGACGGACGAGGAAGCCCCGGAGTTCGAGCACCTGCGTGCCGTGGACGGCGCGGACTTCTTCGGCCCGGAGGTGGAGGAGGGACCCGCCCTCGATGCCACTGCGGCGGCGCCAGTCGGCCGTACCCACATGCGGGCCGTTTAG
- a CDS encoding dolichyl-phosphate-mannose--protein mannosyltransferase — translation MPAPNPADARALLTPTSAGSSTRGEHRPSPGAKTAATSPRRWRVILAVLALVTGTTRLMRLGRPTDAGTPVFDEKHYVPQSWQMLRSWDNWLIGGIEDNPGFGLVVHPPLGKQLEATGMALFGYTPTGWRIASAVVGIGVVILTAALARRISRSDFVGLLAGIFAASEGILFVTGRSGMLDHFQVLFVVGAAYLLVRDHEQMNRRMARVREQGRIRLYPAGPRLGYRWWRFAAGVALGLALSVKWSGLYYIAFFGVACVAADAWRRRRFGVRRPVVGALAFDACPALVALVGLPAGVYVFSFRAWFASESGVFRHAAESDAYPQLAGWKLSFLPDSVQSFLYYHASVLKFHSELTNSNGHYHNWESKPWSWLASTRSLMYYNPKSDGGIHHVVLLVGTPAVWWPCVPALLWALWCLIIRHDARFTAPLVGFAAGFLPWLLNLDRQMYLFYAVNLSPFVVILLALTMGQVVNWRLPVTSHRRWIAALQSHAGIAVVVGYSALVVWNFLFFLPMYTAMPLDSWGWQSRMWLPSWS, via the coding sequence GTGCCCGCACCGAATCCCGCAGATGCCCGCGCTCTGCTGACCCCGACGTCCGCCGGGAGCTCCACCCGCGGTGAGCATCGGCCCTCCCCCGGCGCGAAAACCGCTGCGACAAGCCCCCGCCGCTGGCGGGTCATTTTGGCCGTGTTGGCCCTGGTGACCGGTACAACCCGGCTCATGCGACTCGGCCGCCCCACGGACGCGGGCACCCCCGTGTTCGACGAGAAGCACTATGTCCCCCAGTCCTGGCAGATGCTGCGTAGCTGGGACAACTGGCTGATCGGCGGGATCGAGGACAACCCCGGTTTCGGTTTGGTGGTCCACCCGCCCTTGGGCAAGCAACTGGAAGCGACGGGGATGGCGCTGTTTGGCTACACCCCCACGGGCTGGCGCATCGCCTCGGCAGTGGTGGGCATCGGCGTGGTCATCCTCACCGCCGCCCTGGCACGACGGATCAGTCGCTCCGACTTCGTTGGCCTGTTGGCCGGGATCTTCGCCGCCAGCGAGGGGATCCTGTTCGTCACCGGCCGCTCGGGGATGCTGGACCACTTCCAGGTCCTCTTTGTCGTGGGAGCCGCTTACTTGTTGGTCCGAGATCACGAGCAGATGAATCGGCGCATGGCCCGCGTTCGGGAGCAGGGGCGCATCCGGCTCTATCCCGCCGGGCCCCGCCTGGGCTACCGCTGGTGGCGGTTCGCGGCCGGTGTTGCGCTCGGCCTCGCCCTATCCGTGAAGTGGTCCGGCCTCTATTACATCGCCTTTTTCGGCGTGGCCTGTGTCGCCGCAGATGCGTGGCGCCGGCGGCGCTTTGGCGTCCGCAGGCCGGTGGTCGGGGCGCTGGCCTTCGATGCTTGCCCCGCTCTTGTTGCCCTCGTGGGGCTTCCCGCCGGGGTCTACGTCTTTTCGTTCCGGGCCTGGTTCGCCTCCGAATCGGGGGTCTTCCGCCACGCCGCCGAATCGGATGCCTATCCCCAACTGGCCGGGTGGAAACTGTCCTTTCTTCCCGATAGCGTGCAGAGCTTCCTCTATTATCACGCCAGCGTGCTGAAGTTCCACAGCGAGCTCACCAATTCCAACGGCCACTATCACAACTGGGAATCAAAGCCGTGGTCGTGGCTGGCCTCTACCCGTTCCCTGATGTACTACAACCCCAAGTCGGACGGCGGCATCCATCACGTGGTGTTGTTGGTGGGCACCCCGGCCGTGTGGTGGCCGTGCGTCCCCGCGTTGCTGTGGGCATTGTGGTGCCTAATTATTCGTCACGACGCCAGGTTCACCGCGCCCCTCGTCGGCTTCGCGGCCGGGTTCCTTCCGTGGCTACTAAATCTCGATCGCCAGATGTACTTGTTCTACGCGGTGAATCTCTCCCCCTTCGTCGTAATCCTGTTGGCTTTGACGATGGGGCAGGTGGTCAACTGGCGGCTGCCCGTGACGAGCCACAGGCGCTGGATCGCAGCGCTGCAATCCCACGCCGGCATTGCCGTGGTGGTGGGTTATAGCGCCTTGGTGGTGTGGAACTTCTTGTTCTTCCTGCCGATGTACACAGCCATGCCGTTGGACTCGTGGGGCTGGCAGTCCCGGATGTGGCTGCCTAGCTGGTCCTAG
- the metG gene encoding methionine--tRNA ligase, whose amino-acid sequence MPQRVLASVAWPYANGPRHIGHVAGFGVPSDVFARYQRMIGNDVLMISGTDEHGTPLLVQAEKEGASVRELADRYNRVIVEELAGLGLSYDLFTRTTTRNHYAVVQDLFRGLHANGYMIKQTTRGAISPSTGRTLPDRYIEGTCPICGATDARGDQCDNCGNQLDPADLIAPRSKINGETPEFVDTEHFMLDLPALANALREWLEARDNWRPNVLKFSLNLLKDIRPRAMTRDIDWGIPVPMEGWQDDNAKKLYVWFDAVVGYLSASIEWAWRSGDPEAWRTWWNDPEAVSYYFMGKDNITFHSQIWPAELLGYVGQGAMGGTAGDLGGQQGNLNLPTAVVSSEFLTMSGSKFSSSKGVVIYVKDFLEEFGPDPLRYFISMAGPETTDTDFTWDEFVRRINGELANEWGNLVNRTVSMAHKNFGAIPEPGELDATDRALLKEAQQAYTTVGNALQACKFKAGISEAMRLAGRANQYIAAMEPWKLAKDESQRERLGTVLYTALQVVSDVNTLLTPYLPFSAQKVFETLGGTGEWAAQPRVEEVTDDSPREPVGAGVPEPGRTYPVITGDYTQQQAVWRRRELEPGTPLSKPKPLFAKLDPELAKTGPAFAPVQ is encoded by the coding sequence ATGCCACAACGCGTTCTAGCCTCCGTCGCCTGGCCCTACGCCAACGGCCCCCGCCATATCGGTCACGTGGCGGGTTTCGGCGTCCCCTCGGACGTCTTCGCCCGCTACCAGCGCATGATTGGCAACGACGTGCTCATGATTTCCGGTACCGACGAGCATGGAACCCCCCTCCTTGTTCAGGCGGAGAAGGAGGGCGCCAGCGTTCGAGAGCTGGCGGACCGCTACAACCGCGTCATCGTGGAAGAGCTGGCGGGTCTGGGCCTGTCCTACGACCTATTCACCCGAACTACGACTCGTAACCACTACGCGGTGGTGCAAGATCTCTTCCGGGGCCTTCACGCCAACGGCTACATGATCAAGCAGACCACCCGCGGCGCCATCAGCCCATCCACCGGCCGCACCCTGCCGGATCGCTATATCGAGGGCACGTGCCCAATTTGCGGGGCCACCGATGCCCGCGGGGATCAGTGCGATAACTGCGGCAATCAGTTGGATCCGGCGGATCTCATCGCCCCCCGCTCGAAGATCAACGGGGAGACCCCGGAGTTCGTCGATACCGAGCACTTCATGCTGGATCTGCCGGCCCTGGCCAATGCTCTGCGGGAGTGGTTGGAAGCGCGCGATAATTGGCGTCCTAATGTATTGAAGTTCTCCCTAAATCTGCTCAAGGATATCCGGCCGCGGGCCATGACCCGCGATATCGACTGGGGAATTCCCGTGCCGATGGAGGGGTGGCAGGATGACAACGCGAAAAAGCTCTACGTCTGGTTTGATGCGGTCGTTGGTTATCTTTCTGCCTCCATCGAATGGGCTTGGCGTTCGGGGGACCCGGAGGCATGGCGCACATGGTGGAATGACCCGGAGGCGGTGTCCTACTACTTCATGGGCAAGGACAACATCACGTTCCATTCCCAGATTTGGCCGGCCGAGTTGCTCGGCTACGTCGGGCAAGGCGCCATGGGGGGCACGGCCGGGGACCTGGGCGGTCAGCAGGGGAATCTGAACCTGCCCACAGCGGTCGTCTCCTCTGAGTTCCTCACGATGAGTGGGTCCAAATTCTCCTCTTCCAAGGGCGTGGTGATCTACGTCAAGGATTTCCTGGAGGAATTCGGGCCAGATCCGTTGCGCTACTTCATCTCCATGGCGGGGCCGGAAACCACGGACACCGATTTCACCTGGGATGAATTCGTCCGGCGCATCAATGGTGAGCTGGCCAACGAGTGGGGCAATCTGGTCAACCGTACGGTCTCTATGGCCCACAAGAACTTCGGTGCTATTCCAGAACCTGGGGAGTTGGACGCCACGGACCGCGCGCTTCTGAAAGAAGCCCAGCAGGCCTACACAACGGTGGGTAATGCTCTCCAGGCTTGCAAATTCAAGGCGGGGATAAGCGAGGCAATGCGCCTCGCGGGTCGGGCGAACCAGTACATCGCCGCGATGGAGCCGTGGAAGTTGGCAAAGGATGAATCCCAGCGGGAGCGTCTGGGGACCGTGCTGTACACCGCGCTGCAGGTGGTCAGCGATGTGAATACGCTGCTCACGCCATACCTGCCGTTTAGTGCCCAGAAGGTATTCGAAACCCTGGGGGGCACGGGCGAGTGGGCCGCCCAGCCGCGGGTGGAGGAGGTGACGGACGACAGTCCGCGGGAACCGGTGGGCGCCGGTGTTCCGGAGCCGGGCCGCACCTACCCGGTCATCACGGGCGACTACACGCAGCAGCAGGCCGTGTGGCGCCGTCGGGAGCTCGAGCCAGGGACCCCCTTGAGCAAGCCAAAACCGTTGTTCGCCAAGCTAGACCCGGAGCTGGCAAAGACTGGCCCCGCCTTCGCGCCGGTCCAGTAG
- the rsmI gene encoding 16S rRNA (cytidine(1402)-2'-O)-methyltransferase, with amino-acid sequence MTETPDISSAASHLAVRAEEHSPLPHGGIILAGTPLGNPLDASFRLLAALASADVIAAEDTRRVRALAEYLGVGVRGTEVISNFDHNEQQRADLLVQRAAAGQRVLVVTDAGMPSVSDPGFAVVSLAWERGVPVTCLPGPSAVPTALALSGVGMDHFSFEGFAPRKDGARRTWLATLRRATHAACFFESPHRLAATLATAAEVLGEEREAAVCRELTKTFEEVHRGTLGELARWAAEGVKGEITVILAPVPEGAATPAVEDVVGEVEDLVADGQRLKAAAGVVARRYGVSKRELYEAAVARKDRDDSPGFATK; translated from the coding sequence ATGACCGAGACACCCGATATCAGCTCCGCCGCCAGCCACCTGGCCGTCCGGGCCGAGGAGCACAGCCCCCTGCCCCACGGGGGGATCATCCTCGCGGGAACGCCGTTGGGCAATCCGCTCGACGCTTCCTTCCGCCTGCTCGCCGCGCTTGCCAGCGCGGACGTTATCGCCGCGGAGGATACCCGGCGGGTGCGGGCGCTTGCGGAGTACTTGGGCGTGGGCGTCAGGGGAACCGAGGTAATCTCCAACTTCGATCACAACGAGCAGCAGCGGGCGGATTTATTGGTACAGCGGGCGGCCGCGGGCCAGCGGGTGTTGGTCGTCACCGATGCCGGTATGCCCTCCGTCTCGGACCCGGGCTTCGCTGTTGTGAGCTTGGCTTGGGAGCGCGGGGTGCCCGTGACGTGCCTGCCGGGGCCCTCCGCCGTGCCCACGGCCCTGGCGCTCAGTGGGGTGGGCATGGATCACTTCAGCTTCGAGGGGTTCGCACCGCGGAAGGACGGGGCTCGGCGGACCTGGTTGGCAACCCTGCGGCGGGCCACCCACGCCGCGTGCTTTTTCGAGTCGCCCCACCGCCTGGCTGCGACCCTCGCCACCGCTGCGGAGGTGCTGGGCGAGGAGCGGGAGGCGGCGGTTTGCCGGGAGCTGACGAAGACCTTTGAGGAGGTGCATCGAGGCACCCTAGGGGAGCTGGCGCGGTGGGCGGCCGAGGGAGTTAAGGGGGAGATCACGGTCATTCTCGCCCCGGTGCCAGAGGGGGCCGCTACCCCTGCCGTGGAAGACGTGGTGGGGGAGGTGGAGGACCTCGTCGCGGATGGGCAGCGGTTAAAAGCTGCGGCGGGGGTTGTGGCCCGGCGCTACGGGGTGAGCAAGCGGGAATTATATGAGGCCGCGGTGGCGCGAAAAGACCGGGACGATTCCCCGGGTTTTGCGACGAAGTAA
- a CDS encoding GNAT family N-acetyltransferase, whose translation MLAALLSGAAHPGWPISTPVVHTRPAQGPGFRVRLRPLRRSDGGAWCALRRGDMERLRPVEPTVAGDWAEFHSPPTWRRMCASLRATAVRGALIPAVIEVDGRFAGQLTLGNIQHGVVSSCWIGYWVYSAVGGAGVATAAVALGTDHAVGQVGLHRVEATVMEGNHASRRVLERTGFRVEGRLQRNLHINGRWQDHLLVAQTAEETGLAHGGGVVARLVEEGRLIRG comes from the coding sequence ATGCTCGCCGCGTTGTTGTCCGGGGCTGCCCACCCGGGTTGGCCGATTTCTACTCCGGTGGTGCACACCCGCCCGGCGCAGGGGCCTGGGTTTCGAGTGCGCCTGCGCCCCTTGCGCCGTTCGGACGGCGGGGCCTGGTGCGCGCTGCGGCGGGGGGACATGGAGCGGCTGCGTCCCGTGGAGCCGACGGTGGCGGGGGATTGGGCGGAGTTTCACTCGCCGCCGACCTGGCGGCGGATGTGTGCGTCGCTGCGGGCGACGGCGGTGCGCGGGGCCCTGATCCCAGCGGTGATCGAAGTCGACGGGCGCTTTGCGGGCCAGTTGACGCTGGGGAACATCCAGCACGGGGTGGTGAGTAGCTGCTGGATTGGCTACTGGGTGTATTCCGCCGTGGGGGGTGCAGGCGTGGCTACGGCGGCGGTGGCGCTCGGCACGGATCACGCGGTGGGCCAGGTGGGGTTGCACCGGGTGGAGGCCACAGTGATGGAGGGCAATCACGCCTCTCGCAGGGTGCTGGAGCGAACCGGCTTCCGGGTGGAGGGCAGGCTGCAGCGCAATCTTCACATCAACGGCCGCTGGCAGGATCACCTCCTGGTGGCGCAGACCGCGGAGGAGACCGGCCTGGCCCACGGCGGGGGCGTTGTGGCCCGCTTGGTGGAGGAGGGGCGGCTGATCCGGGGGTAG